Proteins encoded within one genomic window of Bombus pyrosoma isolate SC7728 linkage group LG13, ASM1482585v1, whole genome shotgun sequence:
- the LOC122574380 gene encoding vitellogenin-6-like, protein MDTLIALLAILATAFAVQAPFPHGKIVTYKYHADVKAGIIDPAPFASDFNIECLLQVHHDVTNPNSKNTFYVTLSDMKHGLYNGPMKHYESVSHMLPIDAAKALLNPFLVIYEENGHLEGVKFAEDEPGWSKNVKKGIVSMLQLDLDQMRVQSPIKAHSFISQEVTIHGNCEVAYNVQPMNEMQATSGKELIVTKFYESMNCSHFKYHEFNHVECHECQIHERNDMSTSSRRVFVIDNHDNEILIKKLIGHAVINYFPWLAASEAHYLLTNQTLFLEKVVPVSDIQLMGSKHLIVSPIEKVIYDEPKTPYVPEADIDVTGHRHVVKLDELVVKAKKMLDEVAGYLKENNVDKKQIDWKHDQTINRILHIMKYMNVASLNKLFSEIEDIKDDKVEAVRNIFLTIVPHVGTPAACLFTRNVVRAKSVPNWVAVTMLANLPMHVKVPSKELLLQMEELLNLGEFVSPSVREAGIFCFATLIHKTFKKEQTEVVDPLMERYLKHFMDHVRNEPMFHMKMVYMMAMKNVRSKHVLKHLEPIIKGEEVVSEKPHNIRVQAIWILKNINVHRNYINDILWPVLSDVSLPSAVRIAAFNILMHQVNQEPNLGRIMNIYWLMVYEKDEHLYNYYVDTVKGLANSVDPCLMKIREMAKKILKFIRIRNLNQPLSSKIHVDYVDKKYGFAESVMASLVLDNLTGLPYVGSVEHVETVAHKPVTTLGVHWNIDGMSKILKHINHNVLHKVVEVIKNDNVKNVLNRAFKDIPAIKDINVNVILTMNDNVVFILHSDESNSLKLLDKLKEWNKLITEYLNVINWQTVLYHSHFEMHMVTDLGVPAVLASKVPSLSSLRGSVEYSENKNHLILKSKVKYQQWMHGEYVMSIYNPVVDSWHSIRKTSSVDVTLPCDIAIGYNQDTKSFKVSLARLPVSEFSVVGISFHGKNYVTLTGDQHDLLKKLCSTCRHHEVITTGASLKTYESNFDSKDTGTRFSMILHCDNDTIPISPVNHWVEVYSDKYKNTIGCSWMKPVMAVHHNIMNNIIAKQEGSCVIVYKSEPSIAYPTSMIDLTGKVSFQDLDHNHEKMVLISSKRIDIRGNMNVKAASTDESVRQWDMNVNIIFSQGHFNNSMKVMITRIAPEEKNLKICIEAQKEYPMIGWKVGAWKVNEEKEINSKVTITMGQTKDDKCVRDDMDVTVVVKGEMSEDQKDHIVHDSMHSVCSKQSQNSLLYSKGSTVPKTRECIEEALRHSTLRKYTVNMTLRKVPLYLTSIVNMAQDILRAAYFSHMKYTWNHVEPGNAKIVLEFPYSTSLLNVALATPTYSYELAHLPFGDPLWNPWMDNAQFSFLMLHNYVKGGLRFCTIRPRVLVNLDNGIIPYIVRDKWTLLSGDHIDQMYSIFVKSVQNNVLALKVYVGEHELEIMPVDGGMTVTIDNEVIDKTNIEKGVMIPKNSDSYVIRLTKGYEIVTIESQLLPFQIYYLPDSVTIFMGTSLQGQVTGMCGHMDNTHEVKISQIYSVSHL, encoded by the exons ATGGATACCCTAATCG cATTATTGGCGATCTTGGCTACGGCGTTTGCCGTTCAAG CACCTTTCCCCCATGGAAAAATTGTGACTTACAAATACCATGCTGACGTGAAAGCTGGAATCATCGACCCGGCTCCATTCGCATCCGACTTTAATATCGAATGCCTCCTTCAGGTGCACCACGATGTTACCAATCCAAACTCAAAGAATACCTTTTACGTTACTTTGAGTGATATGAAACATGGGTTGTACAATGGGCCGATGAAACATTACGAGTCTGTAAGCCATATGTTACCGATCGACGCTGCTAAAGCGCTGTTGAATCCTTTCCTCGTTATCTATGAGGAAAATGGGCAC CTTGAAGGCGTGAAATTCGCTGAAGATGAGCCAGGATGGTCGAAGAACGTGAAGAAGGGTATCGTCTCTATGCTTCAATTGGACTTGGATCAGATGCGTGTTCAAAGCCCAATAAAAGCACATAGTTTTATATCTCAGGAG GTTACCATTCATGGCAATTGCGAAGTGGCATATAACGTACAGCCAATGAACGAAATGCAAGCAACATCTGGCAAAGAGCTCATAGTTACAAAGTTCTACGAATCCATGAACTGTTCTCACTTCAAATACCACGAGTTTAATCATGTTGAATGCCACGAATGTCAAATACATGAAAGG AACGACATGAGCACTTCCAGCAGACGCGTTTTCGTAATAGATAATCACGATAATGAAATCCTTATTAAAAAACTGATTGGACATGCAGTGATTAACTACTTCCCATGGCTGGCTGCATCAGAAGCTCATTATCTTTTGACCAA CCAAACTTTGTTCCTCGAAAAGGTCGTTCCCGTATCTGACATTCAATTAATGGGCTCCAAACACTTAATTGTTTCGCCTATCGAGAAGGTCATCTACGATGAACCTAAAACTCCATACGTTCCTGAAGCTGATATAGACGTAACTGGTCACCGGCACGTTGTTAAACTCGATGAACTTGTGGTTAAAGCAAAGAAAATGTTGGACGAGGTTGCTGGTTACCTGAAGGAAAATAACGTCGATAAGAAACAAATAGATTGGAAGCACGACCAAACGATCAACAGAATTTTACACATTATGAAGTACATGAACGTTGCATCTTTGAACAAATTGTTTAGCGAAATTGAGGATATCAAAGATGACAAAGTGGAAGCAGTGAG aaatattttcctcaCAATAGTGCCACATGTAGGAACTCCTGCTGCGTGCCTTTTCACGCGAAATGTAGTCCGTGCAAAGAGTGTACCGAATTGGGTTGCCGTCACGATGCTTGCCAATCTTCCGATGCACGTAAAAGTTCCATCGAAGGAACTGCTTTTACAGATGGAAGAACTCCTTAACTTAGGCGAATTCGTTTCTCCGAGCGTAAGGGAAGCTGGCATATTCTGCTTTGCCACATTGATTCATAAGACCTTCAAGAAAGAACAAACCGAAGTTGTCGATCCTCTTATGGAGAGATACTTGAAGCATTTCATGGATCATGTTAGGA ATGAGCCGATGTTTCACATGAAGATGGTATACATGATGGCTATGAAGAACGTTCGATCGAAACATGTTTTGAAACATCTGGAGCCTATCATCAAAGGTGAAGAGGTTGTTTCCGAAAAGCCACACAACATTCGAGTGCAAGCTATTTGGATCCTGAAAAACATAAACGTgcatagaaattatataaacgatATACTCTGGCCAGTTCTTAGTGACGTTAGCCTTCCCTCGGCAGTGAGAATCGCTGCTTTTAATATACTGATGCACCAAGTTAATCAAGAGCCTAATCTAGGGCGTATTATGAACATATACTGGTTAATGGTTTACGAAAAAGACGAACatctgtataattattatgtggATACCGTTAAAGGACTTGCCAACTCGGTAGACCCTTGCCTGATGAAAATTCGAGAAATGgctaagaaaatattgaagttTATTCGCATAAGGAACCTGAATCAACCACTTTCAAGCAAAATCCACGTTGACTATGTAGATAAAAAGTACGGATTCGCTGAGAGCGTGATGGCTTCCTTAGTTCTCGACAATTTAACTGGTTTACCGTACGTTGGTTCAGTGGAACACGTCGAAACTGTTGCTCATAAACCTGTGACCACATTGGGA GTTCACTGGAACATAGATGGAATGAGCAAAATCTTAAAGCATATCAATCATAATGTGCTGCACAAAGTCGTAGaggtaattaaaaatgacaatGTGAAGAATGTATTGAATCGAGCATTCAAAGATATACCGgcaattaaagatataaacgTTAACGTGATTCTAACAATGAACGACAATGTTGTTTTCATACTTCACTCTGACGAGAGTAATTCGTTGAAACTTCTTGATAAATTGAAGGAATGGAACAAGCTCATTACCGAGTACCTAAATGTTATTAACTGGCAAACTGTGCTGTACCATAGTCATTTCGAAATGCACATGGTCACCGATCTTGGTGTACCAGCCGTTTTGGCTTCCAAAGTACCATCTTTGAGCTCTCTCAGAGGAAGCGTTGAATATTCcgagaataaaaatcatttaatcttGAAATCAAAAGTCAAATATCAACAATGGATGCACGGTGAATACGTGATGTCGATTTACAATCCTGTCGTTGATTCCTGGCACTCTATTCGTAAAACGTCGTCTGTAGACGTTACTTTACCTTGTGATATAGCCATCGGTTACAATCAGGACACGAAGagttttaaagtttcattgGCAAGATTGCCTGTTTCGGAATTCTCGGTCGTTGGAATATCCTTTCACGGAAAGAACTATGTCACCCTTACAGGAGATCAGCACGATCTATTGAAGAAATTGTGTTCCACTTGCCGTCATCACGAAGTTATCACCACTGGTGCTAGTTTGAAAACTTACGAGAGCAACTTTGACTCGAAGGACACCGGCACTCGATTTTCGATGATACTTCATTGTGACAACGATACCATTCCTATCTCCCCTGTTAATCACTGGGTTGAAGTGTACTCagacaaatataaaaacaccAT TGGCTGTTCATGGATGAAACCTGTTATGGCAGTTCATCATAACATAATGAACAATATAATTGCGAAACAAGAAGGAAGTTGCGTAATTGTGTATAAAAGTGAACCAAGTATCGCTTATCCTACATCGATG ATCGACTTAACCGGAAAAGTTAGTTTTCAAGATTTGGATCACAATCATGAAAAAATGGTTTTGATTAGTAGCAAGAGAATCGATATTCGGGGAAATATGAACGTCAAAGCAGCCTCCACTGATGAATCTGTAAGACAGTGGGATATGAAtgttaacattatattttctcaGGGACACTTCAACAACAGTATGAAAGTTATGATCACTCGTATTGCGCCAGAAGAGAAAAACCTGAAG ATATGTATCGAGGCACAAAAAGAATATCCGATGATTGGCTGGAAAGTAGGTGCGTGGAAAGTTaatgaagaaaaggaaattaattcaaaagtGACGATCACCATGGGGCAAACGAAAGATGATAAGTGTGTACGCGATGACATGGACGTCACAGTAGTCGTGAAAGGTGAAATGTCAGAAGACCAAAAAGATCATATCGTCCATGACAGCATGCATAGTGTGTGCTCTAAACAAAGTCAGAATTCTTTGCTTTACTCCAAGGGGTCAACTGTTCCTAAGACTAGAGAATGTATTGAAGAAGCGTTGCGTCATTCGACCTTGAGAAAGTACACCGTAAATATGACGCTAAGGAAg GTACCTCTATATTTGACATCGATCGTAAATATGGCACAAGATATTTTACGTGCTGCTTACTTCTCGCATATGAAATATACCTGGAATCATGTGGAGCCCGGAAACGCGAAGATTGTCTTAGAATTCCCATATTCGACATCTCTCCTAAACGTAGCCCTCGCTACACCGACGTACAGTTACGAATTGGCCCATTTACCATTTGGTGATCCACTTTGGAATCCATGGATGGATAACGCACAATTCTCTTTCTTAATGTTACATAATTACGTTAAAGGCGGACTCA GGTTCTGCACAATTCGTCCTCGAGTTCTTGTTAATCTGGATAATGGTATCATTCCGTACATCGTACGAGACAAATGGACTCTGCTGTCTGGTGATCATATAGACCAAATGTATAGTATCTTCGTGAAATCAGTGCAAAACAATGTATTGGCTCTGAAGGTTTATGTAGGTGAACATGAATTGGAAATCATGCCTGTCGATGGAGGCATGACAGTCACCATAGATAATGAAGTTATAGACAAAACGAATATAGAAAAAGGTGTTATGATACCTAAGAACTCTGACTCCTACGTTATTAG GTTGACCAAAGGTTATGAGATTGTGACGATTGAATCTCAATTACTACCGTTCCAAATTTACTATCTACCAGACAGCGTGACAATTTTTATGGGTACCTCACTTCAAGGTCAAGTAACTGGCATGTGCGGTCATATGGATAACACGCACGAAGTCAAAATTTCACAGATATACAGTGTATCGCATCTTTAA
- the LOC122574419 gene encoding protein l(2)37Cc isoform X1 has protein sequence MLLERIRILVLLRYMLSKMAMFWNRLGQFGLGLTATGLVVNNALYNVDGGHRAVIFDRFTGIKKQVVGEGTHFIIPWVQRPIIFDIRSMPRNIPVITGSKDLQNVNITLRILYRPVPDSLPKIYTVLGIDYAERVLPSITNEVLKAVVAQFDAGELITQRESVSQKVREDLTERASQFGLILDDISITHLTFGKEFTQAVEMKQVAQQDAEKARFLVEKAEQHKKAAIISAEGDAQAASLIAKSLGEAGDGLVELRRIEAAEDIAHNLSRSRQVAYLPPGQNVLLNLPQ, from the exons ATGTTATTAGAGCGAATTCGTATTTTGGTCTTGTTACGTT ATATGTTATCAAAAATGGCTATGTTTTGGAATCGTTTAGGACAGTTTGGATTAGGTTTGACTGCAACTGGTCTTGTTGTTAATAATGCCTTGTACAATG TCGATGGTGGTCACAGGGCTGTTATTTTTGATAGATTTACTGGAATAAAGAAACAGGTTGTAGGGGAAGGAACTCATTTCATTATTCCTTGGGTTCAGAGACCTATCATATTTGACATTCGATCAATGCCAAGAAATATTCCTGTAATTACTGGAAGTAAAGATCTACAAAATGTAAACATCACACTTCGTATTCTCTACAGACCTGTACCAGACTCCTTGCCAAAAATCTATACTGTTCTTGGTATAGATTATGCTGAAAGAGTATTGCCCTCTATTACCAATGAAGTCTTAAAAGCAGTAGTTGCTCAATTTGATGCAGGAGAATTAATCACGCAGAGGGAGAGTGTCTCTCAAAAAGTTAGGGAAGATTTAACAGAAAGAGCTTCTCAGTTTGGATTAATTTTAGATGATATTTCTATT ACACACTTAACGTTTGGAAAAGAATTTACTCAGGCTGTAGAAATGAAACAAGTAGCACAGCAAGACGCAGAGAAGGCCCGTTTCTTAGTAGAAAAAGCGGAACAACACAAGAAAGCTGCTATCATTAGCGCAGAGGGTGATGCTCAAGCTGCCAGCTTAATTGCAAAATCCCTTGGCGAAGCAGGTGATGGTTTAGTTGAACTTAGAAGAATCGAAGCTGCAGAAGATATAGCCCATAATCTGTCTAGATCTCGTCAAGTAGCTTATTTACCACCAggtcaaaatgttttattaaacttaCCACAGTAA
- the LOC122574419 gene encoding protein l(2)37Cc isoform X2 — translation MLSKMAMFWNRLGQFGLGLTATGLVVNNALYNVDGGHRAVIFDRFTGIKKQVVGEGTHFIIPWVQRPIIFDIRSMPRNIPVITGSKDLQNVNITLRILYRPVPDSLPKIYTVLGIDYAERVLPSITNEVLKAVVAQFDAGELITQRESVSQKVREDLTERASQFGLILDDISITHLTFGKEFTQAVEMKQVAQQDAEKARFLVEKAEQHKKAAIISAEGDAQAASLIAKSLGEAGDGLVELRRIEAAEDIAHNLSRSRQVAYLPPGQNVLLNLPQ, via the exons ATGTTATCAAAAATGGCTATGTTTTGGAATCGTTTAGGACAGTTTGGATTAGGTTTGACTGCAACTGGTCTTGTTGTTAATAATGCCTTGTACAATG TCGATGGTGGTCACAGGGCTGTTATTTTTGATAGATTTACTGGAATAAAGAAACAGGTTGTAGGGGAAGGAACTCATTTCATTATTCCTTGGGTTCAGAGACCTATCATATTTGACATTCGATCAATGCCAAGAAATATTCCTGTAATTACTGGAAGTAAAGATCTACAAAATGTAAACATCACACTTCGTATTCTCTACAGACCTGTACCAGACTCCTTGCCAAAAATCTATACTGTTCTTGGTATAGATTATGCTGAAAGAGTATTGCCCTCTATTACCAATGAAGTCTTAAAAGCAGTAGTTGCTCAATTTGATGCAGGAGAATTAATCACGCAGAGGGAGAGTGTCTCTCAAAAAGTTAGGGAAGATTTAACAGAAAGAGCTTCTCAGTTTGGATTAATTTTAGATGATATTTCTATT ACACACTTAACGTTTGGAAAAGAATTTACTCAGGCTGTAGAAATGAAACAAGTAGCACAGCAAGACGCAGAGAAGGCCCGTTTCTTAGTAGAAAAAGCGGAACAACACAAGAAAGCTGCTATCATTAGCGCAGAGGGTGATGCTCAAGCTGCCAGCTTAATTGCAAAATCCCTTGGCGAAGCAGGTGATGGTTTAGTTGAACTTAGAAGAATCGAAGCTGCAGAAGATATAGCCCATAATCTGTCTAGATCTCGTCAAGTAGCTTATTTACCACCAggtcaaaatgttttattaaacttaCCACAGTAA